From the Mahella australiensis 50-1 BON genome, the window CTCAAGACGGTTCTTTTTTATATACTTGCAATCCGTAATATGTGACTGAAACGGGCGATATAAAGCGATGCAAATGATATAAAGCCGGAGAACGCCTTGAAATATTGCGTAGGCGTACTCAATGAGTGCAGCGTAGAGCAAGCGTAGGTCGGGCATGGACGCCCGACCAGCCGGCACTGAGCATGGACGCGAATTGCCGGCGTTAGCTTGCTCAAGCGAAACGAATTGTAAGTACGCCGGCAATATTTCATGAGCGGGCGTAGGATTTATATCATTGCATGCGCTGAATTTGCTATATTACGAATCGAAGTTATATGCACGTAACCATGTCAATAGTCAGCGAAAATGTCATAGTAAATGGCTGATATTTATTCAACGAAAATTTCATAGCGATGTATGGATTTACTATAATTGGAACATTAAATATAGATTATATTACAGTAAGCTGGTTATATAACTTTAGCAACTTACATTAATATGATATGAGAACATATATTACCACCAAATGAGCAAAAAAGATAATACTATCTTAAGGCTTACTGCTTTGCTAAATTCTAGCTGCTCCATTCCCGTGCGTAAAGGGTAAAATAAACAAGCTCCGCTTGCCCTTGACGCACGTTCATTTCGCAGCTATTATATAATTAGGCTGTAAGCCTTAATACTGGCTAGTGCCAGGCGCGTGAGGAATTATACAGAGCCTCTAAAATCTCTCTGTCTGATTCCTCATACCAATATGATGGCGCCTTCTGCCAACCTTGTTTCCAAGGATGAGTGGGAGAAGGCTTATAAGGCTTAGCTGTGCTCGATGAACTTGCCTTATTAGCTTTCTGAGCTTTCTTAGGCGGTTCATCGAGCTTTTTCACAGCATATATATTATTGCCATACTGCACCCGTATACCTATCCTAGGGCTGGTAAGAACCGTTATCTTAGCTCTAGGAACGATAGGTGCAACGGTTTTGCCATCATCACATACAACTTGATAATATTGGCTGTGTAGAGAAAATACGCCGCCATTATCAACTTTTCTAGATAACTTAACACAAAGTATATTATCTAAGTCGATATCCGGCGGTAATTCTCTAAAAGCAGGCTCGGGATCTTGAGGCTCTATGGCGAACCTTTTATTATATCTCTCCAGGAACTTAGGCAAAAACTCATTGGCCTTTTCCATAGAATCAATGCCATAAATCCTCAATTCTGCCCTGAGCCTATCCTGCAAAGTATTCCATAGCCTCTCTACGCGGCCCTTAGCCTGAGGGGACCTGGCATTAATGATAGATATACCCAATGTACTCATAGCCATTTGGAACTGGGTTTCATTTACCACTTTACCCTCAAGCTGCTCCTCGATAGAGATTTTACCCTTATTAGGAGAAGCAAATATAGTATGCTTATCGGCATATAGAGATATAGGGATACCATATTGGCCAATGATGGTACGCATGAGCTCAAAATAGCCATTCATACACTCGTTTTCAGTAAAATAGAGCGCGAGGACCTGACCGGTGGCATCGTCTATGGCACCGTGGAGAGCCATATTACCTACAGAAGGAATCCATTCAAAAGAGGTGCAATCGATTTGCACCAACATGCCAGCCTGAGGCATACGTTCCCTTCTAGCATGAATCTTACGAGGGCGTCTATGCTTTCTAGGGCTTTGAATACCGGCATTATCAAGGATTCTATAAACCGAGGAATTACTAAGAATAATACCCTTATCATCCTCAAGCAAATCTCTAAAATGAGAGAAATTCGTATCAAAATACTTTTCCTTCCTCAAAGTGAGGATATGGTTTACTAGCTCATCACTTAAAGCATTAGCAGGTTTACGGCCTCTGTTCTTATGAATAACGAAAGACGCACCTTGTTCTTTAACCCCCTTCTTAAGTCTAAATATTTGACGAACACTTAGGTCTAAAACCTGCGCAGCTTCACTTGCGGTTAACGTACCATCGATGACTTTATTAATAACAACAAGTTTTTGCATTTCGCTCTCTGTCATACAATACTGTTCCTCTCTCCTCATAATGACATTATCGCAGAATAATTTTACTATGACAATATCATAGAATAATAACATTATATGCACGTAACCATTGATATTATTCATCGACTTGTGCTATAATAATGAAGCTGATTCTGGAGGTGATATATGATGAAAGAGAATATACATCCGACTTATTACAAGGATGCAAAGGTGATATGCGCTTGCGGAAATACATTTACCACCGGTTCTACCAAAAAGGAGATACATGTGGAAATGTGTTCGCAGTGCCATCCGTTCTTTACTGGTAAACAGAAGCTGGTGGACACGGGCGGTCGCGTCGAGCGTTTCAGGCAAAGATATGGCTTGAAGGAAGACCAATAGGTCTGCCCATATGATAGGTTAGAGATCCTTTCTCTAGCCTTTCTTAATATTATTTTGTTAACGATTAAGGGGAGAAGGTAGACCCATTTGAGAAAGACCAAGATAGGCGGACAGGCCGTCATAGAGGGCGTTATGATGAAAGGTCCGCGCAGCATGGCTATGGCGATAAGGAAGAGCGATGGTACCATAGAGGTGGTCAAAAAACCGTCGGTGCCCTTATCGCAGCGCCACCCTTTACTGAAATTACCCATAATAAGGGGCATGGCGTCGTTTGTGGATTCGCTTATAACCGGCATGACATCGTTGACTGATTCGGCCAAAATATACGGTGAGGGATTGGAAGAAGAATATAAGCCGTCGCGCTTTGAGCGTTTTTTATCGGAAAAAACCGGCATGAACGTCGACGATATAGGCATAGCCTTTGCTGTGATCATAGCGGTTGTATTGGCCGTGGCATTCTTCGTGTTGCTGCCCACGTATGTTGCCGGGTTGCTTCAGCAGGCCATAACCAGCCCGCTAGCATTGAATCTTATAGAAGGCGTTATACGCATAGCCTTGTTTTTGGGCTATATGGTCTTGGTCACGCGCATGAAGGATATACAGCGCGTATTCGAATACCATGGAGCCGAGCATAAGGTTATACATTGCTTCGAGCATGAAGAGGAGCTGACAGTGGAAAATGCCAGAAAATACACTACCCTCCACCCGCGTTGCGGCACTAATTTCCTGTTGCTGGTATTGGTGGTGAGCATAGTGTTGTTTTCGTTCCTGGGTTGGGGCAATATACTATGGCGTACTGTGGGACGACTGCTCTTGTTGCCGGTGGTAGCCGGATTGGCCTATGAATTGATACGCTGGGCAGGCAGCAGCGATGCGCTTATAGTGCGGATAATAAGCTGGCCGGGGCTTATGCTACAAAAGCTGACCACGCGTCAGCCCGATGATCAGCAGTTGGAGGTAGCTATAGCGGCGTTTAACGGCGTGGCTGACGGAGAAGAGGATATATGGATGTAGCTCGAGCGCTCGAATGGGGCGAGCGTATGCTGCGAGAGAGCGGCATAGATACGGCACGCAGGGATGTAGAGATATTGCTGCAGGAGCTCCTCGACGTGGATCGCAGCGCATTATACCTCGACAGAAGCCGTGCGCTTTTACCCGAACAGAAAATAATGTTCGAACAATGGATAAAACAGCGCTGTGCCAGGATGCCTTTGCAGTATGTACTGCATAAGGCATGGTTTATGGATATGGAGCTTTACGTGGATGAGCGCGTGCTCATACCGCGTCCCGAAACAGAATTATTGGTGGAGGTCGTTATAAAAGAGGCCAAAGGGATGTCGGAACCTCTGCAAGTATTGGATATAGGCACAGGCAGCGGTGCCATAGCCATAGCTTTGGCAAGGCATATGAGCGGCTGCCGCGTGTGGGCGGTGGATATATCGCCAGATGCCTTGGCTGTAGCACGCATAAACGTAGGGAAATACAGCTTACAACAGCGTGTGACATTGCTGGAAGGCAATCTTTTTGAACCGGTCAAAGGCATGGCTTTCGATATAATAGTGTCCAATCCACCATATATAGTTCGGGATGATTTAATCGAGCTGGAGCCTGAGGTGCGTTCGGAGCCTGAGCCTGCGCTAAATGGCGGCGATGATGGATTGGATTTTTACCGTAAATTGTGCCATGCCGGGGAGTTGCTGAAGCCACATGGCTTTTTAGCATTGGAGATAGGCTATGACCAGGGGCAGGCAGTGAGCGATATTTTGAAAGCATGTGGTTTTAAGGATATACAGGTGCTCAAAGATTTTGCTAATATGGATCGCATAGTGTTGGCGCATAAATGGAAGTAGTATATGAGGATGTGATATAGATTGCTGGATAAACTGGATAGTATTGAGGAACGGTATGAACAACTGAGCGTTAAGATATCCGACCCTGAGGTCATCTCTCAGCAGGATATGTGGCGAAAGCTGGTCAAAGAGCACTCCGATCTGGAACCAATAGTAACCAAATATAGGGAATACAAAGAAGTGGTAAGGCAAAAAGACGATGTGCTGGCCATGATTAAGGAAACCGGCGATGCTGAGTTGAAGGAATTGGCTCAACAGGAACTGGATGAGCTTAAAGAGCGCGAAGATAAACTGGAAGAAGAATTGAAACGCTTGCTGCTGCCCAAAGATCCAAACGATGAGCGCAATGTCATAATGGAGATAAGGGCCGGCGCAGGCGGCGAGGAAGCGGCGCTTTTTGCCGCCAACCTGTTCAGGATGTATTCGCTGTATGCCGAAAGCCGCGGATGGAAGATAGAGGTTATGGATTCCAACTATACCGACTTGGGCGGAATAAAGGAGATAGTGTTCGCCGTAGAAGGTAAAGGGGCATACAGCAGGCTCAAGTACGAGAGCGGCGTGCACCGCGTGCAACGCGTGCCGGTTACCGAGGCTGGAGGACGCATCCATACATCGACGGCAACAGTGGCTGTATTGCCCGAGGCCGAAGAGGTAGAGGTGGAGATAAATCCTAACGATTTGCGCATAGACGTATATCGTTCTACCGGACATGGAGGCCAAAGCGTGAATACCACCGATTCGGCCGTGCGTATAACGCATATACCGACCGGTATGGTGGTGACGTGTCAGGATGAGAAGTCGCAGCTTAAGAATAAGGATAAGGCCATGCGCGTTTTGAAATCGCGATTGCTGGCTATAGCTCAAGCCGAACAGGATGCCCAATTGGCTCAGACCAGGCGCAGCCAGGTGGGTACCGGCGACCGCAGCGAGCGCATACGCACATATAATTTCCCGCAGGGCAGGGTGACCGATCACCGCATAGGGCTTACCATATACCAGCTCGAGGCTTTCTTAAACGGCGATATGGACGAGATGATAGACGCCCTTATAACGGCTGATCAGGCCGAGCGCTTGTCCCAAGCGGCTGTTTGATTGCTGGCCCATGCGACGAGGCATGGGCAAATTAGCTGTCGATGATGATCGCCCCGGAAAATTTATACAAGAGAGGAGAAAATCGTGGAGAGCGCAACATATCTCTTACAACTGGCTATACTCCTGATAGCCGGGTTGGTAGGGGCTTATATATCAAGGAAGGTGGATCAGCCCAGCGTACTAGGTCAGATCATTATAGGTATAATAATAGGGCCGTCGCTTTTGAATCTGAATATTATAACATCGGATACAACGTTGATAGAGGAGTTTGCCAATATAGGCGTAGTACTGCTCATGTTTATAGCAGGCGTGGAGACCGATCTCAATGAGTTGAGGGATTCAGGCAAAGCATCTATGATAATAGCAAGTACAGGTGTGCTTGTACCCATGATACTGGGTTTTGCTGTAGCAGCTATGGAAGGTATCGATATGATGACCGCTATTTTCATAGGCGTCATATTGACGGCTACTAGCGTCAGCATAACGGTACAGGTATTGCGAGAGATAGGCAAGCTCAAAACCAGGCAGGGAGTAGCTATACTGGGAGCGGCTGTTATAGACGATGTGCTAGGCATTATACTGTTATCTGTAGTAGCCGGAATGGTACGTCCCGGAGCAACAGAGAATATATGGTTGTTGCTGGGCAAGATGGCATTGTTTTTCGTCGGAGCTGTGATAATAGGCCTTATACTCTACAGACTGGTCACAAGGCTGGTCTTAAGCAGGATACGCATAGGAGAATCGTTGCTGACGCTGGCTTTGATATTTACATTTATATTTAGCTTCTTTGCTGAATATGTCGGAGTGGCGGCTATTACCGGCGCATATGTAGCCGGCCTTATATTGTCGGCCACGCCTTATAAAAACCGCATATCCAATGGCGCTCAAATCCTCGCGTATAACCTTTTTACACCCATATTTTTCATAAACATAGGCTTAGGCGTAAACGTCAGGTTATTGGGCGGCGTATTAGTATTCGGCACACTTTTGACATTAGCTGCTCTGATAGGCAAAATTGTTGGCTGCGGAATAGGTGCTAAAATATCGGGATTTAATAATAGAGAGTCGCTGCAGGTGGGCATAGGCATGATGTCACGCGGTGAGGTCGGACTTATAGTGGCATCTTTAGGCGAAAGCATGGGTATTATAGGACCTGATGTGTATGCAGCTATAATAATGATGATATTAATAAGCACATTGACTACGCCGCTCCTATTGAAGATGTCATTCAAAGAGAAACCGGCAATGGCTGGCGGGAATGTGGCCAATTGATTGCATGAGAAAGAGGTAGCTTTATGTTCGCTTTGTTTATTGTGCTTAATAGAACCGAATATCTTAAAGATGTACTGAAAGCCATAGAAGATGTGGGATTGAGTTGTACCGTTATAGACAGCGTAAGCGCAAATCAATACGTCAATTTTTACAGCCCGAATACTTTTGCCAGCTATGATG encodes:
- the rpmE gene encoding 50S ribosomal protein L31 — translated: MKENIHPTYYKDAKVICACGNTFTTGSTKKEIHVEMCSQCHPFFTGKQKLVDTGGRVERFRQRYGLKEDQ
- the prmC gene encoding peptide chain release factor N(5)-glutamine methyltransferase, with translation MDVARALEWGERMLRESGIDTARRDVEILLQELLDVDRSALYLDRSRALLPEQKIMFEQWIKQRCARMPLQYVLHKAWFMDMELYVDERVLIPRPETELLVEVVIKEAKGMSEPLQVLDIGTGSGAIAIALARHMSGCRVWAVDISPDALAVARINVGKYSLQQRVTLLEGNLFEPVKGMAFDIIVSNPPYIVRDDLIELEPEVRSEPEPALNGGDDGLDFYRKLCHAGELLKPHGFLALEIGYDQGQAVSDILKACGFKDIQVLKDFANMDRIVLAHKWK
- a CDS encoding DUF1385 domain-containing protein, whose amino-acid sequence is MRKTKIGGQAVIEGVMMKGPRSMAMAIRKSDGTIEVVKKPSVPLSQRHPLLKLPIIRGMASFVDSLITGMTSLTDSAKIYGEGLEEEYKPSRFERFLSEKTGMNVDDIGIAFAVIIAVVLAVAFFVLLPTYVAGLLQQAITSPLALNLIEGVIRIALFLGYMVLVTRMKDIQRVFEYHGAEHKVIHCFEHEEELTVENARKYTTLHPRCGTNFLLLVLVVSIVLFSFLGWGNILWRTVGRLLLLPVVAGLAYELIRWAGSSDALIVRIISWPGLMLQKLTTRQPDDQQLEVAIAAFNGVADGEEDIWM
- a CDS encoding cation:proton antiporter — encoded protein: MESATYLLQLAILLIAGLVGAYISRKVDQPSVLGQIIIGIIIGPSLLNLNIITSDTTLIEEFANIGVVLLMFIAGVETDLNELRDSGKASMIIASTGVLVPMILGFAVAAMEGIDMMTAIFIGVILTATSVSITVQVLREIGKLKTRQGVAILGAAVIDDVLGIILLSVVAGMVRPGATENIWLLLGKMALFFVGAVIIGLILYRLVTRLVLSRIRIGESLLTLALIFTFIFSFFAEYVGVAAITGAYVAGLILSATPYKNRISNGAQILAYNLFTPIFFINIGLGVNVRLLGGVLVFGTLLTLAALIGKIVGCGIGAKISGFNNRESLQVGIGMMSRGEVGLIVASLGESMGIIGPDVYAAIIMMILISTLTTPLLLKMSFKEKPAMAGGNVAN
- a CDS encoding ISNCY family transposase encodes the protein MTESEMQKLVVINKVIDGTLTASEAAQVLDLSVRQIFRLKKGVKEQGASFVIHKNRGRKPANALSDELVNHILTLRKEKYFDTNFSHFRDLLEDDKGIILSNSSVYRILDNAGIQSPRKHRRPRKIHARRERMPQAGMLVQIDCTSFEWIPSVGNMALHGAIDDATGQVLALYFTENECMNGYFELMRTIIGQYGIPISLYADKHTIFASPNKGKISIEEQLEGKVVNETQFQMAMSTLGISIINARSPQAKGRVERLWNTLQDRLRAELRIYGIDSMEKANEFLPKFLERYNKRFAIEPQDPEPAFRELPPDIDLDNILCVKLSRKVDNGGVFSLHSQYYQVVCDDGKTVAPIVPRAKITVLTSPRIGIRVQYGNNIYAVKKLDEPPKKAQKANKASSSSTAKPYKPSPTHPWKQGWQKAPSYWYEESDREILEALYNSSRAWH
- the prfA gene encoding peptide chain release factor 1, translating into MLDKLDSIEERYEQLSVKISDPEVISQQDMWRKLVKEHSDLEPIVTKYREYKEVVRQKDDVLAMIKETGDAELKELAQQELDELKEREDKLEEELKRLLLPKDPNDERNVIMEIRAGAGGEEAALFAANLFRMYSLYAESRGWKIEVMDSNYTDLGGIKEIVFAVEGKGAYSRLKYESGVHRVQRVPVTEAGGRIHTSTATVAVLPEAEEVEVEINPNDLRIDVYRSTGHGGQSVNTTDSAVRITHIPTGMVVTCQDEKSQLKNKDKAMRVLKSRLLAIAQAEQDAQLAQTRRSQVGTGDRSERIRTYNFPQGRVTDHRIGLTIYQLEAFLNGDMDEMIDALITADQAERLSQAAV